Part of the Candidatus Thorarchaeota archaeon genome, GCATGCCACTGTACTTGAAGACCGGGTGGGTACACAAGTCGGTCCGGAAACCCTGTGTCTGAGTGACGATCCGACTCTGCCGGGTCGCCGTGGTTCTTTCGAGTATGACTGGGAGGGCACGAAGACACGCAAGCGACATCTGGTCATGAATGGTGTGCTGACCGAGCTACTACACAGTCTTGAGACCTCATCTCGCCTTGGGATGGAGCCCAATGGAGCGGCCCGTGCTCAGTCATTCATGTCAGTTCCCATTCCACGGATGAGCAACACTTTCATGGAGCCCGGTGACTGGGATGTTGATGAACTGATTCAGGACACCAAGAGCGGCATGATTCTATGCGACTTCAACTATGGCTACACAGACCCCTCCAAGGGTCAGTTCATGTTTCAAGCCTCGCATGGTTACCTCATAGAGAACGGTGAGAGGGGGCAAATCATTCGGGACGTCTCCCTTGCTGGTCAAATCCTTGAGGTCCTGGCCAAGGTGGATGCGGTGGCGAAGGACTTTCATCTGGACGCGGGCTCCTGTGGAAAGAATGGTCAGACGGTACCAGACATGAGCGGTGGGCCACATGCCAGGATTCGGCAAGTGCCCGTCGGAGGTGTTTGAATTGGCGACGGATCTCTTTGCTGTTGGTGACTTGGCGCTGACTGAGGCCAACCGTCTGGGGGCAAACCAAGCTGAGGTCTATCTTGCGGCCTCTAGATCCTTCACGATTGAGGTCGAGAACAACTCCATAAAGACTGCACTGGAGCGACGCGATGCCGGTGTGGGTGTCAGGACCGTGGCAGGAAAGGGCATCGGATTCGCATACGTCACCACACTTCAGCGAGATGATGTTCTGGAGGCTGTTCGGACTTCCTATGCTCTTGCGCGGGCGTCTGTCGAAGATCCGCAGTTCGTGAGTCTTCCCTCATATGATGGCAAGTATCCCTCGGTCCCCGGTCTCTACGACAAGCGGATTGCTGAGCTCAGTTCCGAGGAGGCTGCAGACATCATCATTCGTATGGTGGATGCCACCAAGTCCGGTCTTGAAGGAAGGAACGTTGCGATAGAAGCACGGTTGAATGCGTCAAGCGGCACGGTAGCCATAGTCAACTCGGTTGGTGTGCGAGTGAGCGGCACAGACACCTCCATTTCGGTATTCAGTTCTCCAGTAATCAAGGAGGGCAATGACCAGACATCATCATTCGAGTTTCAGGTTGGACGGCAGCTGAAGGATGTGAACCCGGAGTGGGTTGGCTCATCAGCGGCTGAGAATGCGCTTCGGAATCTCGGAGCAAAGACGATCGAAGGCGGGGAAATGCCCGTTCTGTTCGACCCCATTGCGGTTGGTGCTGTTCTGGGCGACGGCTTTGGTGTGGCTGTCAATGCCGAGGAGGTGCAGTACGGACGTTCATACATTAGTGATGCATTCGGTCAGGAGATTGCCGCTCCTGAGCTTCATGTCGTTGACAACGGATTCCTTCCGGGCGCGTTGGGGTCCAGAGTATTCGATGCCGAGGGCTATCCGTCTCAGAAGACTGAGCTTCTGTCCTCTGGGGTCCTGAAGAGTCTACTCCACAACTCGTACACCGCTGCAAAGGACTCGGTGGAGAACACCGGAAATGCCAGCCGTGCTTCCTATGCAGGTGTGCCGGGAATCGCCCCCAGCAATCTTGTTGTGATGCAGGGGCGAGGCAGTCAGGAAGACCTCATCTCCGAGATACGTCGTGGTGTCCTCTGCCGCCAGACGGGTGACAGACCAAACATGACGACTGGCGACCTCAGTGCCATGATTATGGAGGGTGCCTACATAGAGGATGGAGAACTGAAGCATGCTCTGAAGGGCACACTGATTGGAATCAACATGAGAGACCTTCTGATGCGTGTCACTCGTGTGGCTGCTGACACGAGATCGACGCCAGACGTAATATCGCCTTCAATAGTCATCGAGTCAGCGAAGGTCACATCGGGCTAGCAGATGGTCGCTGTTCACATACGGTCTACTACCGGTATACCAAGGAGTGCCATGCAGTTCGCCATTGTTGTCTTGAATGCCTTGACCAGCTCAAGTCTGGCTGCTGCCACGTGAGGTTCTGCCTTGAGGACCGGGCAGGTGTCGTAGAACTTGCTGAAGAGTGTGGCGAGTCCGTTGCAATACGCCGCTATTCTGTTGGAAGTGAAAGACGTACCCCAGACACTCTGCCTCATTCCTCTGACGACCTCCAGCACCTCATCCGGGAACCGCGCAATGGCCTTCACAAGGCTGAACTCGGCCTCGGAGCTGATAGCGCGAAAGTCCGGCATTGGCAGTGTTTCCCCCTCAGCTCTCTCCAATATCCTCTGCGCCCTAGCGTATGAGTACTGCAGATACGGCCCCGTGTCACCGTCAAAGTCAAGTACTTCTCCCCATCTGAAAGTGATTTTCCTCTCTGGTGATGCCTTCAGCATGAAGTAACGGAGGGCACCAACTGCGACTTCTCTTGCAACTCGGGCTTTGAACTCATCGTCCTCATCCGGGTTCCGCTTCGCGACCTCTTCTCTGGCAAGCTCCTCGGCCTTGTCAAGCACCTCGTCACAGGTGTGGCCCAGCCACGTCCCCTTTCTGCCCGAGAATGCTGTTTCTTCGAGTCCGACAAACTCGTATGCAATATGACGGGAGTTCTCACTCTGCTTCTTATACCCCATCAGTGCGAGAAGGGTATAGATCAGCTTCTGGGGGTGCGCCTGTCCAGAGGCTATGACGTTGAACACGTAGTCGAACTGACCGAGGTCGTGTCTCTCTCCTCGAAGTACTGAACGATAGACGGGCTTGCCATTCGGCTGCATCTCAAAGAGTTCGTACTGGAACGGGTCTTTGGTGATGCCAAACTTCCACATCTGAAATACGAGGTCTGCACCGGTATATGTCCTTGTGCCGTCAGAGCGAAAGAGTATCTTCTGGGTCTCCTTCATCTCTCTGAACTCTTCAATTGTCTCTAGGTTGGCGACGATGCAGCCTGCCTTGTCCCCCTCTTGTGGCATGCTAATGAAGTCATGTCTTAGCAGTTCCTGCTTTGCTGACTCCAGAAGCCCACTGTGCGCTATGACACTCTCCCAGATCTGGTAGTCGTGGTATATTCCAAGCCGATACGATGTCTGGTTCTGCGCTCTCACACATTCTGAGACCATCTTTTCTGCAAATGCGGACATCTCTGAGGAGGGGTCCTCGAGTTCTCTGGATATCTGACGTACTCCCTCCTCGACCGTCTTGTCCCCTTCGTATTCGGCCTGCACTTCAACATACAGCTTTCCGAGATAGTGGTCGTACTTCTGCTTCCCTTTCTTCTTCTTTGTCCTGCGAAGCTTCCAAGCGACTTGTGCTATCTGCAACCCCAGGTTGTTGATGTAGTCAATCCTGAGTACTTCATAGCCAGTGGCCTCCAGGATATTGGCAAGAGAGTCGCCGATGATGGCGTTGCGGGCATGACCTATGTGCCATGGCTTCGAAGGGTTGACTGCAGGTGACTCTATCAGCGCCCTATTGCCCTTGAATGTGTCCGTGTGGCCATATCTGTTCTGGAGGGCAGTCACAGCACCTATTGTGAGTTCGGTCAGGACACCCCGGTCCACGAAGAGGTTGATGTAGGGTCCGCTTACCTCAACCCTGGAGAAGAGCGGCCTACTCACTAACAGCGACTGAAGCCTTGTGCCCACATCCTTGGCTATGACTGCAGGGTTCTTCTTCAGCTTCTTGGCCAACAGAAACGCAACGGTCGTGGCGATGTCACCAAGACTGGGGTCTGGTGGCACCTCCAATGCGCTCTCAACCGCCTCTGTCTCAAGTGATGTAGCCTCCGCTATCACATTGACCGCAGAGTTCACCACGTCTCTCCAAGGGTTGTTCGAACTTTCAGTCCGCACCGCTCTGGTCACCTTGCTGGCTGTCGTCTGCGACTTCACCGTTCATAAACGATGCGATGCTTGTTAGGAGTCTCTGGTCCAGACTCCGGCCCCTTCTGGACATGCTTGTTTCTGCTCGCTGCTCTCCGTTCCGCTTATCAAAAGGTGCTACGTTTGTCGTCTGTCTGTACGGAATCGTTAGCCCTATAATTCTCAATTGGCTTATTATCTATTGTATATAAACCGTGCAAACCCTTATTTATGTTTGCTGATTGGGCATAGTGTTCTCTCATCAGAGAACTCTCCCCGCTTCCGCGTCACGAACGTTGTCCGCCATGCGCCGTGGTGGACATCTCGCATAGGTTCCTAGACAGCTCTGATCGATCAGTGATCATCGACGGGCCTGCATGGAGATGGTTGCACTGGCCAGCAGACAACAAAAACCACGAAGAACCGTTGACAACAGCCTCAGTCCCCCCGGCTACGTCTGTCCTGCGTGTAACTCCACTGAAATCTTCATTGACGTATCCCGTGGCGAAGCAACATGTGCGAATTGCGGTCTTGTTCTGTCCGACCACTCGATTGACATGGGTCCAGAGTGGCGTGCCTTCACTGCTGACGAGCAGAATGCAAGACAGCGAGTCGGAGGCCCGACAGACTGGAGCAAGTTCGATCAAGGTCTGACGACCATAATCGGACGGCAGAACGTTGATGCATCAGGACGCAAACTGACATCAACTCGCAGAGCGCAGATTCACCGTCTGCGCAAGTGGCAGATTCGAACAAAGGTGCACTCCTCTGACAAGCGCAATCTCGCTGTAGCCATGACCGAGCTTCACCGCATCAGCTCTCAGCTCAGTATACCCTACTCGATTCGTGAGACCTCCGCGGTGCTGTACAGAAAGGCGTTGAGGAAGCGCCTGACTCGTGGTCGTACTATCTTGGGAATGATTGCGGCATCACTGTACTTGGCATGTCGTATTCATCAGGTCCCCCGCCCACTGGAAGAGGTGGTTGATCAGATTCACATCACAAGGAAAGAGCTCAGCCTCTGTGTGAGACTGATCCTTCGCCATCTGAATCTGAAGATTCCCTTCTCCAACCCGATTGAGTTCGTTCATCGCTTTGGCACTGAGCTCAATCTGCCGGGGGAGGCCAAGAAGAAGGCCATCGACATACTGAACATGGCACGCGAAGAGCGGCTCACGATAGGGAAGGACCCAAAGGGCATGGCCGCTGCAGCGATATACATCTCAAGTATCCTCACAGGTGCCAGACGCACCCAGCTTGAGATAGCTCGCACAGCCAGAGTCACTGAGGTGACAGTGCGGAATCGCTACAAGGAAATCGTCCTGAAGCTTGGAATCACTACCAATGAGTAGTACCAAAAAGGCGACCCGATACTGTTCGGGCCGCCCTCCATTTTCGTTGCATGGCTCAGAGTGATACTCACGGGCATCCAGACCTGCGGACTGCCGATACAGTGACATGAGTCATGGCGCGCTTCGGAAGGGACACTGAGCAATACCAGTCCCGCAGTGGAATGACTGAGTGTGCTGAGCACGATTCAAAATGCCACCGTCAGCACATCACGGACCTATTCATGCCTCGATGACTCCAGCTGGCGTGCGCAAGACACGCACCCCAGTCCAGAATAGCCTTATCTTGTCTGGTGTGGACTTTGCACCCGGGTGTAGGCAGCTGTCCACAAAGCGTTCCATTCTGGGTGTCTGGTTGATTGATCGAACCAGAGGGATGGCGCTGGTTGCCCGCACCTATGAGAAAATAGAGATTGACATGGATCTGATAGCACCGTTTCTCAGTGCTACGCACACATTCATTGACAAGGCATCCAACGAGTCCCTTCGCACTATCGATACACAGACCAGTCGATACGTGTGGGATGAGACCGAGCAGCTTCTCTTCGTAATGGTCGTGTCCAAGCAGGCCCGGACCGGGCACATCCGCTTCCTCCTGAAGTACGCAATGGATGAGTTTCAGAAGAACTTCATTCCCGAAGGGCAGACTGTAGACCATGTGCTCCGGGTCTGGCACGGTGACCAGAATTCATTCACTGAGTTTGGCAGGTTTCTCGACGAGCTGGTGTCGCAGTATGAGGTCGCAGGTGACGCTCTGGTCATCGGCAAGTCCATGGACTGTCTGGAGGTGTACAACCACCTATTCCGTGCTATCATGAAGGTCAAGACGGACAATAAGACTCGTCAAGAGCTTGTAAGACGGATTGAGGACTCGTTGCGGCCACTGGCTGAGACATACCCTTTCGTTGGAGGGGTGCCCATAGATGAAGCCGGGGTGGAAGTACTGTCCATTGACCCGGAAGCACAAAGAGTCCCATATCACGCATTGCGC contains:
- a CDS encoding TldD/PmbA family protein; the encoded protein is MPGFGKCPSEVFELATDLFAVGDLALTEANRLGANQAEVYLAASRSFTIEVENNSIKTALERRDAGVGVRTVAGKGIGFAYVTTLQRDDVLEAVRTSYALARASVEDPQFVSLPSYDGKYPSVPGLYDKRIAELSSEEAADIIIRMVDATKSGLEGRNVAIEARLNASSGTVAIVNSVGVRVSGTDTSISVFSSPVIKEGNDQTSSFEFQVGRQLKDVNPEWVGSSAAENALRNLGAKTIEGGEMPVLFDPIAVGAVLGDGFGVAVNAEEVQYGRSYISDAFGQEIAAPELHVVDNGFLPGALGSRVFDAEGYPSQKTELLSSGVLKSLLHNSYTAAKDSVENTGNASRASYAGVPGIAPSNLVVMQGRGSQEDLISEIRRGVLCRQTGDRPNMTTGDLSAMIMEGAYIEDGELKHALKGTLIGINMRDLLMRVTRVAADTRSTPDVISPSIVIESAKVTSG
- a CDS encoding arginine--tRNA ligase, with the protein product MRTESSNNPWRDVVNSAVNVIAEATSLETEAVESALEVPPDPSLGDIATTVAFLLAKKLKKNPAVIAKDVGTRLQSLLVSRPLFSRVEVSGPYINLFVDRGVLTELTIGAVTALQNRYGHTDTFKGNRALIESPAVNPSKPWHIGHARNAIIGDSLANILEATGYEVLRIDYINNLGLQIAQVAWKLRRTKKKKGKQKYDHYLGKLYVEVQAEYEGDKTVEEGVRQISRELEDPSSEMSAFAEKMVSECVRAQNQTSYRLGIYHDYQIWESVIAHSGLLESAKQELLRHDFISMPQEGDKAGCIVANLETIEEFREMKETQKILFRSDGTRTYTGADLVFQMWKFGITKDPFQYELFEMQPNGKPVYRSVLRGERHDLGQFDYVFNVIASGQAHPQKLIYTLLALMGYKKQSENSRHIAYEFVGLEETAFSGRKGTWLGHTCDEVLDKAEELAREEVAKRNPDEDDEFKARVAREVAVGALRYFMLKASPERKITFRWGEVLDFDGDTGPYLQYSYARAQRILERAEGETLPMPDFRAISSEAEFSLVKAIARFPDEVLEVVRGMRQSVWGTSFTSNRIAAYCNGLATLFSKFYDTCPVLKAEPHVAAARLELVKAFKTTMANCMALLGIPVVDRM
- a CDS encoding transcription initiation factor IIB → MEMVALASRQQKPRRTVDNSLSPPGYVCPACNSTEIFIDVSRGEATCANCGLVLSDHSIDMGPEWRAFTADEQNARQRVGGPTDWSKFDQGLTTIIGRQNVDASGRKLTSTRRAQIHRLRKWQIRTKVHSSDKRNLAVAMTELHRISSQLSIPYSIRETSAVLYRKALRKRLTRGRTILGMIAASLYLACRIHQVPRPLEEVVDQIHITRKELSLCVRLILRHLNLKIPFSNPIEFVHRFGTELNLPGEAKKKAIDILNMAREERLTIGKDPKGMAAAAIYISSILTGARRTQLEIARTARVTEVTVRNRYKEIVLKLGITTNE